The Oscillospiraceae bacterium genomic sequence ATCTTTTATGCTTTTTACCAAAGTATCAATAGCCTTGGGCTGATCTCCGCACGGAGAAAACTCTGATTTTAATTTAAACATATTTCTTTTCCTTTATTTTTTATAAATATTATAACCTATTATATTATAATAACACATTTTATTGCTCTTTACAATACAAAAAATTTACAAAAAAAGAACTGAAAAACAGTTCTTTTTAATCTTCATAAAAAAATTCAGGAATATATTCTTTTGTTGCCGACTCTGTTCCTTGTATATATACGTTTTTAATACCCTTATATTCTATGTATTCTATCATTGTTTCATAATGTTTAGGACTGAGATTTCTGTTAAGCCTTTTGACTTTACATACGTTGTCAGTCGGTGTATATTGACTCATAAGGCTTATATATATGTCATCTTTAAATGTATCATATAAATAATCAATAATTTTTTTCGAGTCAAACAAAAGATAAGGAAGCATAAGATGTCGCACTATTACACCTTTTGTCATTATTCCGTTTTTATCAAACAACGGACTCCCAACCTGTTTAACCATTTCACAAACAGCATCTTTTGCTATATTAAAATAGTTTTTTGCCGAAGAATATTCTATTGAATACTTATCAGAAAAATATTTCATATCGGGAATATAGATATCAATATATCCTTTAAGCATTTTTAACGTATCAACTTTTTCATATCCTCCTGAGTTATATACAATCGGAATAGTAAGGCCTTTACCTTTAGCGATATCAAGTGCCTTTATAATATCATATACAAAATGTGTGGGTGTAACCAGATTTATATTGTTAGCGCCTTTATATTGCAACTTTAAAAAAATATCCGATAGTTTTTCTACTGTTATATTATACCCTTTATTAAGTGTGCTGATGTCATAATTCTGACAAAATATGCATTTCATATTACACCCTGAAAAGAAAACAGTTCCGGAGCCTTTTTCTCCAGATATACATGGTTCTTCCCAAAAGTGCAAATCAGCACGGGCTATTTTTATATTATTCGAAAGTCCGCAAAAACCAAGTTCCCCTTTTTCCCTGTTAACTCGGCATTCTCTTGGACAAAGTATGCATCTTTTATACATATTTTATCTCCTGATACGATAAATGTTTTATAATTTTATTATATATACCTTTTTATATCTTTTCAATATTTTTAAAAAAATTATTGACAATTTTGTAATTTCATAGTATCATAACTGTATTAGTACACATAGTACAGTTGAAAGGAGGAAAGAAATGATAATAATTGACTATAAAGACAGTCGAAGTCTTCACGAACAAATTGAAGATGGTATAAAAAATCTTATAATAAACAATGCATTAAAAGAAAATGAACAACTTCCCTCTGTTCGTGAATTATCAGTGAGTCTGACTGTCAATCCCAACACTGTTCAGAAAGCATATAAGCAATTAGAAACAGAAGGTTATATTTATTCGGTTAAAGGTAAAGGAAATTTTGTTGCATCTTATTCCAATGCCAAAGACAGTAAAAAAATAAGCGAACTTTATAATAATTTACAGAATGTTTTAAAATCGCTTGTTTATTTAGGTGAAAGCGAAGAAAAGATATATAAATTCATAAAGGAGAATATTAAATGATAAAAGTATCAAATGTTTCAAAACACTATGATGATTTTCAAGTTTTAAATTCTATAAATCTTAATGTCAGAAAAGGAACGATTTACGGACTTGTAGGACCTAATGGTGCAGGTAAAACCACTATAATAAATCATATTAACGGTGTAATCAAACCTGAGTCAGGTACAATAACTGTAAATAATGAACCTGTATATGAAAACGAACAAATAAAACAACACATTTTAAACATTTCTGATGACTGGTTTTATTTTTCTACATACACTGTAAAACAGATGGCAAATTTTTATAAAGACCTCTACCCTTCTTTTAACAAAGAAAGATATGAAAAACTAAAGGAAATCTTTAAAATTGACGAAAAAAAGCAAATAAGAAAAATGTCTAAAGGTCAGATAAAACAAGTGGCATTCTGGCTTTCACTGTCTTGTATGCCTGATGTACTTATACTTGACGAGCCTCTTGACGGACTTGACCCTGTTATGAGAAAGCAGGTTTTAAACCTTGTAATATGCGATGTTGCCGACAGAGAATTAACCGTTCTTGTATCTTCTCATAACTTAAGAGAATTAGAAGATATATGTGATTGGGTTGGTATTATTCACAAAGGAGAAATAATAATAGAAAAACCGCTTGACGATATAAAAGGAAATGTATGTAAATATCAGATTTCATTTTCTTCAAATATGGAAGAAGAATTATCAAAAATAGAAGGCTTATTAAACATTTCTAAAACAGGTTCGGTTTATAATCTTATTATTAAAGGAAACAGTGAAGAAATACTAAGTAAATTAAAAGAAATGTCTCCGATACTTTTAGAAAGAATCAGTCTTACGTTAGAAGAAGTATTTATTTATGAACTTGGAGGTTTAGGTTATGACTTTAAAAACATCATTTTTTAATAAAGCAATATATAAATCAACTGTTAAAAGATATGCATGGGGTTCTTTTTTATACTTTATACTCCTCTTTAT encodes the following:
- a CDS encoding radical SAM protein; the encoded protein is MYKRCILCPRECRVNREKGELGFCGLSNNIKIARADLHFWEEPCISGEKGSGTVFFSGCNMKCIFCQNYDISTLNKGYNITVEKLSDIFLKLQYKGANNINLVTPTHFVYDIIKALDIAKGKGLTIPIVYNSGGYEKVDTLKMLKGYIDIYIPDMKYFSDKYSIEYSSAKNYFNIAKDAVCEMVKQVGSPLFDKNGIMTKGVIVRHLMLPYLLFDSKKIIDYLYDTFKDDIYISLMSQYTPTDNVCKVKRLNRNLSPKHYETMIEYIEYKGIKNVYIQGTESATKEYIPEFFYED
- a CDS encoding GntR family transcriptional regulator, whose amino-acid sequence is MIIIDYKDSRSLHEQIEDGIKNLIINNALKENEQLPSVRELSVSLTVNPNTVQKAYKQLETEGYIYSVKGKGNFVASYSNAKDSKKISELYNNLQNVLKSLVYLGESEEKIYKFIKENIK
- a CDS encoding ABC transporter ATP-binding protein translates to MIKVSNVSKHYDDFQVLNSINLNVRKGTIYGLVGPNGAGKTTIINHINGVIKPESGTITVNNEPVYENEQIKQHILNISDDWFYFSTYTVKQMANFYKDLYPSFNKERYEKLKEIFKIDEKKQIRKMSKGQIKQVAFWLSLSCMPDVLILDEPLDGLDPVMRKQVLNLVICDVADRELTVLVSSHNLRELEDICDWVGIIHKGEIIIEKPLDDIKGNVCKYQISFSSNMEEELSKIEGLLNISKTGSVYNLIIKGNSEEILSKLKEMSPILLERISLTLEEVFIYELGGLGYDFKNIIF